GACGTAATTTTTTCTTTGTGCCGCCGTGTCGTTGTGTGAAAAAAACTCTTTTCGGGCGTGAGGGAAAAAAGGGTGTTTTTCAGACCGAGATGTAGATTTCACACAACGACGCGACGTAATTTTTTCTTTGTGCCGCCGTGTCGTTGTGTGAAACCAAGCGCCTCATAAATAGCCGTTGATAACTCTCTTGATGCCATCTTTTAGAAAGGCTTCACCGAAATTCATCAAAAGTCCCAGCTTCAAGTTTGTGAGCCGTAGGTAAGTGAGCAAAATTTTGCCATGAACCGGAGCCAGCCGTTCGATGGATTTTAGTTCGATAATCAGTTTCTTCTCAACTATTATGTCAGCCCTGAATCCCGCAGTGAGTTTTGCCCCATCTTCTTCAAATGGTATCTCTTTTTGCTGTTCAACAAAGAAACCATTGGCTCGTAGATGATGAACCATAAGTTCTTCATAAGCGGTCTCCAAAAGCCCTGGCCCCCATTTCCGGTGAATATGAAACCCAATGTCAATAACAACTTCTGCAATTTCATTTTCAGTCATTTGGGAAGGTTTATTCGATAATTCGAGTAGAAATGCCATGTTCAAATGATTTTGATGAGAGATGTAGATTTCACACGACGACACAACGTAATTTTTTCTTTGTGTCGTCGTGTCGTTGTGTGAAACCAAACTCTTAATGAGTAAAACAAGGAAGCAAAAATACCGACAATGAAATATAAATTCATTTTCCTAATAATCACTGCTTTGGCTGAATCAGCATTTTCCCAAAAAATCATCACCCCGGACGCCGCCATCTAGGCCGCGCTCCAAAACCACCCCTCAGTCAAAGCCGCTGCGTTCGGGGTGCAGGCAAAAAAGTACGGAGAAAAAACCGCCCTCAACCTGCCCAATCCCGAAGTGAACGTGGAAAGCCCGACCGGGGAGTTTTACGCCGTCGGCGTGTTGCAATCATTTGATTTTCCGACCGTGTACAGCCGCCAGAAACAAGTCGCCAAGGCCGAAACCGCCCTCGCTCAAGCTGGTCAGCGCGTGAGCGAAAACGACTTGCGATACATGGTCCGTTCACTTTATTTAGAAACGCAAGTCGCTGAATTTCAGGCGCAGCAATGGAGAGACCGCGACACGCTGTATCAGCAAATTGCCGCCACAGCCGCCCGCCAGTTCACCGCAGGCGAGATAGATTTTTTGCAAAAAACCATCGCCGAAAACGAGGCGGGCAACCTGCATCGGGAGCGCCTCTCCGCCGAGCGGATGGTGGAAGGGCTGCGTCAGAATTTGACAACTTTTACTGGGTTGAGCGATTTAGGAACACTGTTGCCCCTAAATGCCGACACCTTAGGGCTGCTGGCGATGCCCGACATTGCCGCCAATCCAGCGGTCGCCTACGAACAGCAGGCAGTGCAAGTCGCTAAAAAACAAATTAATCTGGCGAAAAGCCGCACCTTACCCAACTTTTCTCTGGGCTATCTCAACTAGGGCACGCGCAACTCGCCGATTGACTACCGTTTCCGCGTCAGCATCGGCATTCCGCTATGGGTGGGGCGATACCGCGCCGGGGCAAATGTCGCCCAAGCTGAAAGCCAAGCTGCGTTGGCTCGCGCCGAAGCACAGTCGCAAGCCATCACGTTGGAATGGCAGCGCACCCAGACAGAGGCCGTTACGGCATTGGCAAATGTTCAGTACCACGAGCGCGAAGCCCTGCCCCGCAGCCGTGCGCTCATCGCCGCCGCCGTTCGGATGCGCGAGGCGGGGCAAGTGGATTACATCACTTTTTTGCGAACTTTGGACGGGGCTTTCGAGATTCAACGCGACTACGCAGTACAGGTAAACGCCCTGAATACGGCCCATATCCAGTTGCTGTTCCTTTATGGGCAGTGATTTTTCACACAATGACACAACGGCACAACGCCAATT
This genomic interval from Saprospiraceae bacterium contains the following:
- a CDS encoding GxxExxY protein, translated to MAFLLELSNKPSQMTENEIAEVVIDIGFHIHRKWGPGLLETAYEELMVHHLRANGFFVEQQKEIPFEEDGAKLTAGFRADIIVEKKLIIELKSIERLAPVHGKILLTYLRLTNLKLGLLMNFGEAFLKDGIKRVINGYL